The following proteins come from a genomic window of Bacillota bacterium:
- a CDS encoding MerR family transcriptional regulator: MAIKNCARCGRLFTGVEEICPTCLSQEQEEFEKVKEYLAGHGNATVVEVSSRTGVEIAQIHRWVRAGRLKMTLEQLQGALRCERCGAPVDSGRFCPRCLSELNREISRAATRGRPDEPPQPGAPDKRPEPAQ, encoded by the coding sequence GCTGCGGGCGACTGTTCACGGGTGTCGAGGAGATCTGCCCGACGTGCCTGTCCCAGGAGCAAGAGGAGTTCGAGAAAGTGAAGGAGTACCTGGCCGGGCACGGCAACGCCACGGTGGTGGAGGTGAGCAGCCGGACGGGGGTGGAGATCGCCCAGATCCACCGCTGGGTGCGTGCCGGCCGGCTCAAGATGACCCTCGAACAGCTCCAAGGCGCGCTCCGGTGCGAGCGATGCGGCGCACCCGTTGACAGCGGGCGCTTCTGCCCTCGCTGCCTGAGCGAGCTCAACCGCGAGATCAGCCGCGCCGCCACTCGTGGCAGGCCGGACGAGCCGCCTCAACCGGGGGCACCGGATAAGCGGCCGGAGCCGGCCCAGA